The proteins below come from a single Chryseobacterium sp. MA9 genomic window:
- a CDS encoding Gfo/Idh/MocA family protein — MSEKIKFAVVGCGHIGKRHAEMISRNEECELVGLIDVKDKSVLGIENYEVPFFASLDEFLASGIEVDVINIASPNGFHFEQSYKVIDAGKHVVVEKPMALKKQHAEKLIFQALHKHKQVFAVMQNRYSPPSAWVKEMVESGKLGKIFMVQLNCYWNRDDRYYKPESWHGKKDLDGGTLFTQFSHFIDIMYWLFGDITNIQAKFADFNHETLTDFEDSGFVSFDFVDGGMGSLNYSTSVWNQNLESSMTIIAEHGAVKIGGQYMDKVEVCNIKDYVMPELAPTNPGNDYGAYKGSAANHHYIIENVVDVLKGRNTITTNALEGLKVVDIIERIYNLK; from the coding sequence ATGAGTGAAAAAATAAAATTTGCAGTCGTTGGCTGCGGGCATATCGGAAAAAGACATGCCGAAATGATCTCAAGAAATGAGGAATGCGAATTGGTTGGATTAATCGATGTTAAAGATAAATCTGTACTGGGCATTGAAAATTATGAAGTTCCCTTTTTTGCTTCACTAGATGAGTTTCTGGCTTCCGGGATTGAAGTGGATGTTATTAATATTGCATCCCCAAACGGATTCCATTTTGAGCAATCTTATAAAGTGATAGATGCAGGAAAGCACGTTGTGGTAGAAAAACCAATGGCTCTGAAAAAACAGCATGCTGAAAAACTTATTTTTCAGGCTTTGCACAAGCATAAACAAGTTTTTGCAGTGATGCAAAACAGATACTCACCACCTTCTGCATGGGTAAAAGAAATGGTAGAGAGCGGAAAACTTGGAAAAATATTTATGGTTCAGCTTAATTGCTACTGGAACCGTGATGACCGATATTATAAGCCGGAATCATGGCATGGAAAAAAAGATCTGGATGGAGGAACTTTATTTACACAGTTTTCTCATTTTATAGATATTATGTACTGGTTATTCGGTGATATTACCAATATTCAGGCAAAATTTGCAGATTTCAATCATGAAACACTTACTGATTTTGAAGATTCAGGTTTTGTTAGCTTTGATTTTGTAGACGGTGGAATGGGTTCCTTAAATTATTCTACTTCAGTCTGGAATCAGAATCTTGAAAGTTCTATGACAATCATTGCAGAACATGGAGCAGTGAAAATCGGAGGACAATACATGGATAAAGTAGAAGTTTGTAATATAAAAGACTATGTAATGCCGGAATTAGCTCCAACAAATCCTGGAAATGATTATGGTGCTTACAAAGGATCTGCGGCCAATCACCACTACATCATTGAAAATGTTGTGGATGTACTGAAAGGAAGAAATACTATCACTACTAATGCTTTGGAAGGGCTGAAAGTGGTGGATATTATAGAAAGGATTTATAATCTTAAGTAA
- a CDS encoding lipopolysaccharide biosynthesis protein yields the protein MQEKLLRIFKDNFLRGVTTLASGTIIGQILVIIASPFLSRIYPVESFGNLAIFTSVTAFLAVVSTGRYELAVGLPKSKEDSYKIIKLIVIIGFAVSSIYLLLIIVLKYILKVLDKDLFLSQNIYYLAPFYIFSVAVFSALNYWKQRQKAYKTITIATTLQIISTTLTSLILGFFNVKSGLILSLMIGILVGILYHVLTERTIVKNVIKQNEVKSVALQYSSFPKYMTFSDLSLVASQQFIPIIFSLLYSTTIVGFFSMANRIIRIPNIVITSAISNVFRNEAIDAIRINGNCKDLYLSTMKKLIFLSLPAYLFLFLTSKFLFSWIFGKQWYVAGEYSQIISVFLFFEFIATPLSSIYYIRGKQKLLMKLQLLNAVLGFIMIVTGYLIFSDAYMSLVFFAISASVFNIILIFNSYKISKTNDSV from the coding sequence TTGCAAGAGAAACTTTTACGTATATTCAAAGATAATTTTTTGAGAGGAGTCACAACACTGGCTTCAGGGACTATAATTGGACAAATTTTAGTTATTATTGCCTCTCCTTTTTTATCTAGAATTTATCCGGTAGAGTCTTTTGGAAATTTAGCAATATTTACAAGTGTTACTGCCTTTTTAGCTGTTGTTTCTACAGGAAGATACGAGTTAGCTGTTGGATTGCCAAAATCAAAAGAAGATTCATACAAGATTATCAAACTGATTGTAATTATTGGATTTGCGGTTTCTTCTATTTATCTGTTGCTGATAATAGTTCTGAAATATATATTGAAAGTTTTAGATAAAGACTTATTTTTATCTCAGAACATCTATTATCTGGCACCTTTTTACATTTTTTCTGTTGCCGTTTTTTCAGCATTAAATTATTGGAAACAAAGACAAAAAGCATATAAAACCATTACGATAGCTACAACTTTACAGATCATAAGTACAACATTGACAAGTCTAATATTAGGGTTTTTCAATGTGAAATCTGGACTTATACTATCTCTGATGATTGGTATTTTGGTTGGGATACTCTATCATGTATTGACTGAACGTACAATAGTGAAAAATGTTATCAAACAAAATGAAGTGAAGAGTGTAGCATTGCAATATTCTTCTTTTCCAAAATATATGACATTTTCAGACTTGTCTTTAGTAGCTAGCCAACAATTTATACCAATTATATTTTCTTTATTATACAGTACCACTATTGTAGGTTTTTTTTCTATGGCAAATAGAATAATAAGAATTCCAAATATCGTTATAACCAGCGCAATAAGTAATGTTTTTAGAAATGAGGCAATAGATGCAATCAGGATAAACGGAAACTGTAAAGACTTATACCTTTCTACAATGAAGAAGTTGATATTTCTTTCATTGCCTGCATATTTATTCCTATTTTTAACGAGCAAATTTTTATTTAGCTGGATTTTTGGTAAGCAATGGTATGTGGCTGGTGAATATTCACAAATTATTTCAGTTTTTTTGTTTTTTGAATTTATCGCTACACCCCTTAGTTCAATCTATTATATAAGAGGTAAGCAAAAGTTGCTTATGAAACTTCAATTACTGAATGCAGTTTTGGGCTTCATAATGATTGTGACAGGTTATTTAATTTTTTCAGATGCATACATGTCATTAGTGTTTTTCGCTATTTCTGCTTCTGTTTTTAACATAATACTAATTTTTAATTCATACAAAATTTCAAAAACTAATGATTCAGTATAA
- a CDS encoding O-antigen ligase family protein: MKITINNNFIYKLFLLSVMVGNTIAISFAKPLEMNPRNFSIPYRIFIIVFSLFIIYRERRNINLKNISIISLVGFWIFYIIKLIYSFNSYSFNQEVIRSENEDIFRILFLVLLPSIALLCINYSKIDFKSIAKYSVTILCGLLVVNYIYGYIKLDHIFSTYYIMYGHIGASLFIISLFLLLFCKKDYNSFFLFFCLFLGLFNVIQSMARSPLLAVFVCSFYMVLLKGNKKYLLYIITLILLFIGLVILHQHYGNEQITSFNRMYKWIAHGDTSSRGPLFSKAIEIFNSNPLFGGRILFEDGVHPHNIFLELLMATGILGLIIYFLKFLPVVKNAALFWNIQKGNIYYKLIFALFLQYFTLVQTSCNLFNIPEFLYFSSMIIGIGYTAKTQEV; this comes from the coding sequence TTGAAAATTACTATTAATAATAATTTCATTTATAAACTATTCCTGTTATCTGTTATGGTGGGAAATACTATTGCCATTTCTTTTGCAAAGCCACTTGAAATGAATCCCAGAAATTTTTCCATACCATATAGAATCTTTATCATTGTTTTCTCTTTATTTATAATATATAGAGAAAGAAGAAATATTAATCTTAAAAATATTTCAATAATAAGTCTTGTTGGATTTTGGATTTTTTACATCATCAAGCTTATTTATTCTTTTAATAGCTATTCTTTTAATCAGGAGGTAATACGATCTGAGAATGAAGATATTTTCAGAATCTTATTTTTGGTACTTTTACCAAGTATAGCACTATTGTGTATCAATTATAGTAAAATAGATTTTAAAAGTATAGCAAAATATAGTGTTACTATTCTCTGTGGTCTTCTCGTTGTAAATTACATATATGGTTATATAAAATTAGATCATATTTTTAGTACTTATTATATTATGTATGGGCATATAGGTGCCTCTTTATTTATCATATCGTTATTTTTGCTTTTGTTTTGTAAAAAAGATTATAACTCATTTTTTTTATTCTTCTGTCTTTTTTTGGGTCTTTTTAATGTGATTCAATCTATGGCGAGAAGTCCGTTATTAGCAGTTTTTGTATGTTCTTTTTACATGGTTCTTTTAAAAGGAAATAAAAAATATCTGTTATATATAATTACATTGATTTTGTTATTTATAGGCTTGGTTATTTTACATCAACATTATGGAAATGAGCAAATAACAAGCTTCAACAGAATGTATAAGTGGATAGCACACGGAGATACATCAAGCAGAGGACCATTATTCAGTAAAGCTATCGAAATATTTAATTCAAATCCTTTATTTGGAGGAAGGATATTGTTTGAAGATGGCGTTCATCCACATAACATTTTTTTAGAGCTTTTAATGGCTACGGGTATTTTAGGATTAATTATTTATTTCTTAAAGTTTTTGCCCGTAGTAAAAAATGCTGCCTTATTTTGGAATATTCAAAAGGGAAATATATACTATAAACTGATTTTTGCGTTATTTTTGCAATACTTTACTTTGGTACAGACTTCCTGCAATCTTTTCAATATACCGGAATTTTTGTACTTTAGCTCAATGATTATAGGTATTG
- a CDS encoding acyltransferase, whose amino-acid sequence MSDFFAHETAVIDEGCQIGTGTKIWHFSHLMTGCVLGEKCNIGQNVVISPKVVLGKNVKVQNNVSIYEGVTCDDDVFLGPSMVFTNVINPRSAVNRKNEYLKTHVGKGASIGANATIVCGHNIGQYAFIGAGAVVTKEVPDYALVVGNPARQMGWMSEFGQRLQFDAENIAVCEESGEKYKLENNKVSKI is encoded by the coding sequence ATGTCAGATTTTTTTGCACACGAAACAGCTGTTATTGATGAAGGTTGCCAGATAGGGACCGGAACCAAAATTTGGCATTTTTCACACCTTATGACCGGCTGCGTTTTGGGAGAAAAATGTAATATAGGACAAAACGTTGTTATTTCTCCAAAAGTAGTTTTAGGAAAGAATGTAAAAGTTCAGAATAATGTTTCTATCTATGAAGGAGTAACATGTGATGATGATGTCTTTTTAGGCCCTTCAATGGTTTTTACCAACGTAATAAATCCAAGAAGTGCTGTAAACAGAAAGAATGAATATCTGAAAACACATGTGGGAAAAGGTGCATCTATAGGAGCTAATGCAACTATTGTCTGTGGACACAATATAGGTCAGTATGCCTTTATTGGAGCAGGAGCAGTAGTTACAAAAGAAGTGCCGGATTATGCATTGGTGGTAGGAAATCCTGCCAGACAAATGGGGTGGATGAGTGAATTTGGGCAAAGACTTCAATTTGATGCAGAAAATATTGCCGTTTGTGAAGAAAGTGGAGAAAAATACAAATTAGAAAACAATAAAGTTTCAAAAATTTAA
- a CDS encoding DegT/DnrJ/EryC1/StrS aminotransferase family protein, with amino-acid sequence MKIQMVDLKGQYLKIKEDVDAGIQECIDNTAFINGPAVKEFQQDFEKYLGVKHVIPCANGTDALQIAMMALDLQPGDEIICPAFTYVATAEVIGLLGLKPIMVDVNEDTFDIELEDLQKYLTPKTKAIVPVHLYGQSANMEKILEFAEKHNLFVIEDNAQAMGSDYTFSDGTVKKTGTIGHIGCTSFFPSKNLGCYGDGGALMTNDDDLASKIRMITNHGQEKKYYHKVLGCNSRLDTIQAAVLKVKLKYLDEYSAARNRMADYYDKNLSGITEIQTPKRAENSTHVFHQYTLRVKNGKRDELQKYLAEKNIPSMIYYPLPLYKQEAFLQYVEESFSLPVTEQLCAEVISLPIHTEFDQEVLDVIVTEIKNYFN; translated from the coding sequence ATGAAAATTCAAATGGTTGACCTTAAAGGTCAATACCTGAAAATAAAAGAAGACGTAGATGCCGGTATCCAGGAATGTATAGACAATACAGCATTTATTAATGGTCCTGCTGTAAAAGAATTTCAACAGGATTTCGAAAAATATTTAGGTGTAAAACATGTTATCCCGTGTGCTAACGGAACAGATGCACTTCAAATTGCCATGATGGCACTTGATCTGCAGCCTGGTGACGAAATTATCTGCCCGGCTTTCACTTATGTCGCTACAGCTGAAGTTATTGGTCTTTTAGGATTAAAACCAATAATGGTAGATGTAAACGAAGATACTTTTGATATTGAACTTGAGGATTTACAAAAATATCTGACACCTAAAACCAAAGCAATTGTTCCTGTCCATTTATATGGCCAAAGTGCTAATATGGAAAAGATTCTTGAATTTGCAGAAAAGCACAATCTTTTTGTTATAGAAGATAATGCTCAGGCAATGGGTTCCGATTATACTTTTTCTGATGGAACCGTCAAAAAAACAGGAACTATCGGCCATATCGGGTGTACCTCATTTTTTCCGTCAAAAAACCTTGGTTGCTACGGTGATGGAGGTGCGTTAATGACGAATGATGATGACCTGGCTTCAAAAATCAGAATGATAACTAACCATGGCCAGGAAAAGAAATACTATCATAAAGTTTTAGGCTGTAATTCCAGATTAGATACAATTCAGGCAGCCGTTTTAAAAGTTAAGCTAAAATATTTGGACGAATACTCAGCTGCCAGAAACAGGATGGCTGACTATTATGATAAAAATCTTTCTGGTATTACCGAAATTCAAACACCCAAAAGAGCTGAAAACTCTACCCATGTATTCCATCAGTATACCCTTAGGGTGAAGAATGGGAAAAGAGATGAACTACAAAAATACTTGGCAGAAAAGAACATTCCAAGTATGATTTATTATCCTTTACCCCTTTACAAACAAGAAGCTTTTCTTCAATATGTGGAAGAAAGTTTTAGTCTTCCTGTTACAGAGCAGCTTTGCGCCGAAGTGATTTCCCTTCCTATACATACAGAATTTGATCAGGAAGTATTGGATGTTATTGTTACAGAAATTAAGAATTATTTTAATTAA
- a CDS encoding O-antigen ligase, with product MSLFTDKFTFFKVFIYFIFVFSGSLKWLPIPMDLTLLSLLLCFVVMVSELRTIVPLKVKDRHIVILILILSLIFLVSNVYSISSIYAESKSLAVILNIFTVIYPIIVFKKSIFPELKLLMYLIGGLMIAGLFYLYFNNMFIIFHDSELLVDKVPTYLVIGIMLCACFIFSLASKLTWYVAVYRLSILFLLFQLGGRGPIINLILSLIVFFTLNLKNYKINYKTGFAIGALFFTILIFGENIYTFAFQNVDFERFNIFKSYNDDASLSLRGNFLEIGLQSILDHPFFGLGIGSSGFILDGADVSNYPHNLFVESMMELGILGGLLYLSTYVLFFLRNYSISKNNKDMLILFIIVLLFYLEDNKSNSFDSWRCSIIWIMFFISEKRYKVGITN from the coding sequence ATGTCATTATTTACAGACAAGTTTACATTTTTTAAAGTATTCATTTATTTTATTTTTGTTTTTTCGGGATCTCTAAAGTGGTTACCTATTCCAATGGATTTGACCCTATTGTCTCTTTTGCTTTGTTTTGTAGTAATGGTTTCTGAATTGCGTACAATAGTTCCACTAAAAGTAAAGGATCGTCATATTGTTATTTTGATTTTAATACTGAGTCTTATTTTTCTTGTTTCTAATGTTTATTCAATATCTAGTATTTATGCCGAATCTAAATCTCTAGCGGTAATTTTAAATATTTTTACAGTAATATATCCCATTATTGTATTTAAGAAATCTATTTTTCCCGAATTGAAATTATTGATGTATCTTATTGGTGGATTAATGATTGCAGGATTGTTTTATCTGTATTTTAATAATATGTTTATTATATTCCATGATTCTGAATTGTTAGTAGATAAAGTTCCTACATATTTAGTTATTGGAATCATGCTGTGCGCATGTTTTATTTTCTCTCTGGCAAGCAAATTAACATGGTATGTAGCGGTTTACAGATTATCGATATTATTTTTATTATTTCAACTTGGAGGAAGAGGGCCTATCATTAATCTGATACTGTCTTTAATTGTTTTCTTTACTTTGAATCTTAAAAATTATAAAATAAATTATAAAACAGGGTTTGCAATAGGTGCATTATTTTTTACCATACTTATTTTTGGAGAGAATATTTATACTTTTGCATTTCAAAATGTAGACTTTGAACGATTTAACATCTTTAAATCTTATAATGACGATGCGAGTTTATCTTTAAGGGGAAATTTTCTTGAGATTGGGTTGCAGTCAATATTAGATCATCCTTTTTTTGGATTAGGAATTGGAAGTTCTGGATTTATACTTGATGGAGCTGATGTGAGTAATTATCCACATAATCTGTTCGTTGAGTCAATGATGGAATTGGGAATACTAGGAGGCTTATTATACCTATCGACATATGTATTATTCTTCCTTAGAAATTATTCTATTTCCAAGAACAATAAGGATATGCTGATTTTATTTATTATTGTTTTGTTATTTTATCTGGAAGACAATAAAAGTAACTCTTTTGATTCCTGGAGATGCAGTATTATATGGATTATGTTTTTTATATCTGAGAAGAGATACAAAGTTGGAATAACTAATTAA
- a CDS encoding glycosyltransferase family 4 protein produces MKKNIWLISKYASPPQYAKAPSRLFYLAREFKKMGNEALLITSDANHFTNCPETDKIYNDEEQDGVAIRWIKTKKYTKTASIDRILSWLDFERKLFLMKLSNMEKPDAVIISSLSIFTIIYGYYLKKKFGSFLVFEIRDIWPLTMTEEAGFSKWHPLVLLIGFIEKFGYKKADLVAGTMPRLDLHVEELLGYKKPFHCSPLGFDPENYSEEFLKEKNPFLEIVPSGKVIIGYAGSMGVTNALEPFIETIQMMKENTDIHFLLVGSGDLRASYEEQLKDCTNVTFLQRIQQNEVKYFLQVCDILYLSTKDSKVWDYGQSMNKVVEYMLAAKPIIASYTGYPSMINEADCGRFINSTSAEDIKDAILFYANMSSEERIAIGGKGRKWIFENRTYPVLGKKYMDAILSHPVKQKK; encoded by the coding sequence ATGAAAAAAAATATCTGGTTAATTTCCAAATATGCTTCACCACCACAATATGCAAAAGCTCCATCGCGCTTATTTTATCTGGCGAGAGAGTTTAAAAAAATGGGAAATGAAGCTTTATTAATAACATCAGATGCAAATCATTTTACGAATTGTCCTGAAACTGATAAAATCTATAATGATGAAGAACAGGATGGGGTGGCAATAAGATGGATTAAAACAAAGAAATATACTAAAACCGCATCTATAGACAGAATTTTGTCATGGCTTGATTTTGAAAGAAAGTTATTTCTGATGAAACTTTCCAATATGGAAAAACCAGATGCAGTTATTATTTCGTCACTTTCTATTTTTACCATCATATATGGTTACTATCTGAAAAAGAAGTTTGGTAGCTTTTTAGTTTTTGAAATTCGTGATATCTGGCCTTTAACGATGACAGAGGAAGCTGGTTTTTCAAAATGGCATCCTCTTGTTTTACTGATAGGGTTTATAGAAAAATTTGGATATAAAAAGGCTGATTTGGTTGCAGGAACAATGCCAAGGCTGGATTTACACGTAGAAGAATTACTGGGATATAAAAAACCTTTTCATTGTTCACCATTAGGATTTGATCCTGAAAATTATTCTGAAGAATTCCTGAAAGAAAAAAATCCGTTTTTAGAAATAGTACCGTCAGGTAAAGTAATTATTGGCTATGCGGGAAGTATGGGGGTTACGAATGCATTGGAACCTTTTATTGAAACAATACAAATGATGAAAGAGAACACTGATATCCATTTTTTATTAGTTGGAAGTGGTGATCTTAGAGCATCTTACGAAGAACAGTTAAAAGATTGTACGAATGTAACATTTTTACAAAGAATTCAGCAAAATGAAGTTAAATACTTTCTTCAGGTTTGTGATATTCTATACTTATCTACCAAAGATTCAAAAGTATGGGACTATGGGCAATCTATGAACAAAGTGGTAGAATATATGTTGGCCGCAAAACCAATTATTGCTTCTTATACCGGATATCCTTCTATGATTAATGAAGCTGATTGCGGTAGGTTTATCAACAGTACATCTGCAGAGGATATTAAAGATGCAATTTTATTTTATGCCAATATGAGCTCGGAAGAAAGAATTGCGATAGGTGGAAAAGGCCGAAAATGGATTTTTGAAAACAGAACGTATCCGGTGTTGGGAAAAAAATATATGGATGCTATTTTATCTCATCCCGTAAAGCAAAAGAAGTAG
- the asnB gene encoding asparagine synthase (glutamine-hydrolyzing) — MCGITGAIEFKRSQNLDFKEGGDLHNYIRRRGPDYYGVEKAEFADWSVTLAHSRLAIIDLSVASNQPMISDNERYSITYNGEIYNYKEIREELISNGFTFRTKGDTEVLLRAWECWGEACLNKLNGMFVFGLFDKIKGEFYLIRDRFGIKPLIYAFFDGQLLFSSSIASVAKQINQEIDLEYCSSGIRFGFFEGYEDRTPFKNVKYLLPGSFMKCKLEGELKIETKTWYSLEEQVAKKRKELEALSSEELISQGKALLENSTKIRLRSDVPLAISLSGGVDSSSIAAIASKEVDHLMAFSYGAPDHPKSEGPIINKFAKDKNINVEYIHHSYTAQEMGNIYDQTMEAQESPFLGLSIIAQHEVYKQVKARNIKVLLGGQGGDEIFAGYRKFFIVALRKAIENKEVLPGLQYFHSLALMLVFEAKQIKTYWNEKNRYLKTTGKDTSFLDCLPEISLNLFENSSLSRRQISDIQKYSIPSLLRYEDRNSMYFSIESRLPFMDYRLVEFALALPDLLKIKNGYGKWILREMMKKDVPGYILKNRLKRGFDVTQNWVNDGVGERIKSNILENKSKAKDFVSDFSQLENSLTIENLNNSNILNEAIMLDFLIDPIKKPTLH; from the coding sequence ATGTGCGGAATAACAGGAGCAATAGAATTTAAAAGATCACAAAACCTTGATTTTAAAGAAGGAGGTGATTTACATAATTATATACGGAGAAGAGGACCGGATTACTATGGCGTTGAAAAAGCAGAATTCGCTGATTGGTCGGTAACCTTGGCTCACTCAAGGCTGGCGATTATAGACCTGTCAGTAGCATCTAATCAACCTATGATCTCTGATAATGAAAGATATAGTATCACTTATAATGGAGAAATATATAACTATAAGGAAATCAGAGAAGAATTAATATCCAATGGTTTTACCTTCAGAACAAAAGGAGATACTGAAGTTCTTTTAAGAGCCTGGGAGTGCTGGGGAGAAGCTTGTTTGAATAAGCTGAATGGCATGTTTGTTTTCGGATTATTTGATAAGATAAAAGGAGAGTTCTACCTGATAAGGGATAGATTTGGAATTAAACCGTTAATTTATGCCTTTTTTGATGGTCAATTATTATTCTCTTCTTCCATAGCCTCTGTAGCTAAACAAATAAATCAGGAGATAGATCTGGAATATTGTTCCAGTGGGATAAGATTCGGTTTTTTCGAAGGATATGAAGACAGAACTCCTTTCAAAAATGTAAAATATCTTTTACCAGGATCATTCATGAAATGTAAACTGGAAGGAGAGCTGAAAATAGAGACTAAAACCTGGTATTCTCTGGAAGAGCAGGTTGCAAAAAAAAGAAAAGAACTAGAGGCGTTAAGCTCGGAAGAACTAATTTCCCAAGGGAAAGCCCTGTTGGAAAACTCAACCAAAATACGTCTGAGAAGTGATGTTCCTCTGGCAATTTCTTTGAGTGGGGGAGTAGATTCTTCCTCTATAGCAGCAATTGCTTCAAAAGAAGTAGATCATCTGATGGCTTTCAGTTATGGAGCTCCCGATCACCCGAAATCAGAAGGCCCCATTATTAATAAGTTTGCAAAAGATAAAAATATTAATGTTGAATATATTCACCATTCTTACACAGCACAAGAGATGGGGAATATTTATGACCAAACTATGGAGGCCCAGGAATCTCCATTTCTGGGACTTAGTATTATAGCACAGCATGAAGTATACAAGCAGGTAAAAGCAAGAAACATTAAAGTATTATTAGGTGGCCAGGGAGGTGATGAAATTTTTGCCGGATACAGAAAATTTTTCATTGTAGCATTGCGAAAGGCAATAGAAAATAAAGAAGTTTTGCCAGGCTTACAATATTTTCACTCATTAGCTCTGATGTTGGTATTTGAAGCAAAACAAATAAAAACATATTGGAATGAGAAAAACAGATATCTGAAGACAACAGGGAAAGATACATCATTCCTGGATTGCTTACCGGAAATTTCTTTAAATCTGTTTGAAAATTCATCTTTATCAAGAAGGCAGATTTCAGATATCCAAAAATATAGTATACCTTCCCTTTTAAGATATGAAGACAGAAATTCAATGTATTTTTCTATTGAGAGCAGGCTGCCTTTTATGGACTATAGATTGGTAGAGTTTGCTTTAGCATTACCAGATTTGCTTAAAATTAAAAACGGTTACGGAAAATGGATATTACGTGAAATGATGAAAAAAGACGTGCCGGGATATATCCTTAAAAACCGTCTGAAAAGAGGCTTTGATGTCACACAGAATTGGGTGAATGATGGTGTGGGAGAGAGAATAAAATCAAATATTTTGGAAAATAAATCTAAAGCAAAAGATTTTGTATCAGACTTCAGTCAACTTGAAAACAGTCTCACAATTGAGAATCTTAATAACAGTAATATTCTGAATGAAGCAATCATGCTTGATTTCCTAATTGATCCAATTAAAAAACCAACCCTGCACTAA
- a CDS encoding glycosyltransferase produces MNKKYGFHVCHLTSVHPRNDSRIFHKMCKSLASKDVKITLVVADGKGNETVDNVEIIDIGAPAGRLKRITQTTTQIFNKAKELNADVFHLHDPELLLIAKKLKKLNKKVIFDSHEDTVNTILVSPYLKSPVSNIISILYENFERYTCKKIDGVIGATPHIEKYFKKFAKQTENINNYPILSDKKLEQISWDQKQNEVCYVGSIDDTRGIKDLMNSLELTKSQARLNLAGMYSSLTLEKEIKEHKDYHLINDFGYVNSEEVENIYNRSLVGVVTLHPIPTFLVSLPIKMFEYMVAGIPFIASDFPYWRSLLKGNECCIFVDPQKPKEIADAIDYFMLNKETAKQMGEVGRKLVFENFSWESQSEKLLTFYQKVLSN; encoded by the coding sequence ATGAATAAAAAATACGGATTTCACGTCTGCCATCTCACGAGTGTTCATCCAAGAAATGATTCTAGAATATTTCATAAGATGTGTAAAAGTCTGGCATCTAAGGATGTTAAGATAACTTTGGTAGTTGCTGATGGTAAAGGTAATGAGACAGTAGACAACGTAGAAATTATAGATATTGGAGCCCCAGCTGGCAGATTGAAAAGAATTACACAAACTACAACTCAAATCTTTAATAAAGCTAAAGAACTCAACGCAGATGTATTTCATCTTCACGATCCTGAACTGCTTTTAATAGCAAAGAAACTGAAAAAATTAAATAAAAAAGTAATCTTTGATTCCCACGAAGATACGGTAAACACTATTTTAGTTTCACCCTATTTAAAATCTCCTGTTTCAAATATAATCTCTATATTATATGAGAATTTTGAACGCTACACCTGTAAAAAGATAGATGGTGTGATTGGTGCTACACCTCATATTGAAAAGTATTTTAAAAAGTTTGCCAAACAAACTGAAAATATCAATAACTATCCTATCTTATCTGATAAGAAACTGGAACAAATTTCCTGGGATCAAAAACAGAATGAAGTATGCTATGTGGGATCTATTGACGATACAAGAGGAATTAAAGATCTGATGAATTCATTGGAGCTCACAAAATCACAGGCCAGACTGAATCTGGCAGGTATGTATTCTTCTCTCACCTTGGAAAAAGAGATAAAAGAACATAAAGATTACCACCTTATCAATGATTTCGGATATGTAAATTCCGAAGAAGTAGAAAATATTTATAATCGTTCCTTAGTAGGTGTAGTTACTTTGCACCCTATTCCAACATTTTTAGTGAGTCTGCCTATAAAAATGTTTGAATACATGGTTGCAGGAATTCCTTTTATTGCCTCAGATTTTCCATACTGGAGAAGTTTATTGAAAGGAAATGAATGTTGTATTTTTGTAGATCCTCAAAAACCTAAAGAAATTGCTGATGCTATTGATTACTTTATGCTTAATAAGGAAACAGCAAAACAAATGGGTGAAGTGGGACGAAAATTAGTCTTTGAAAATTTTTCATGGGAAAGCCAGTCCGAAAAATTATTAACGTTTTATCAAAAAGTTTTATCAAACTAA